In Euphorbia lathyris chromosome 9, ddEupLath1.1, whole genome shotgun sequence, the following are encoded in one genomic region:
- the LOC136205117 gene encoding laccase-4 produces MKSFSPFLLFVFVCFLPVLVQCKIRHYHFSVAMKNSTKLCSSKPIVTVNGRFPGPTLYAREDDTVLVRVVNNVKYNVSIHWHGIRQLRTGWADGPAYITQCPIQPGQNYVYNFTITGQRGTLLWHAHVLWLRSTVHGAIVILPKRGVPYPFPKPNKEVVVVLAEWWKSDTEAVVNEALKSGLAPNVSDAHTINGNTGPVPNCPSQGSGFKLAVENGKTYMLRLVNAALNEELFFKIAGHQLTVVEVDATYIKPFTTDTVLIAPGQTTNVLVSANKNSGKYLVAASPFMDAPIAVDNRTATATLHYSGTLATAPTTVANPPPQNATSVANKFTNSLRALNSQKYPAQVPLKIDHNLFFTVGLGINPCPSCKAGNGSRVVASINNVTFVMPTTALLQAHFFKISGVFTTDFPANPPHPFNYTGNSLTNLGTVTGTKVFKLTYNSTVELVMQDTGIIAAENHPIHLHGFNFFVVGRGLGNFNPKKDPQNFNLVDPVERNTVGVPTGGWTAIRFRADNPGVWFMHCHLEVHTTWGLKMAFLVDNGKGPNQSLLPPPADLPKC; encoded by the exons ATGAAATCTTTTTCCccttttcttctttttgtttttgtttgctttcttccggttttggttcaatGCAAAATTCGCCACTACCACTTCAGT GTGGCGATGAAAAATAGCACCAAACTATGCTCGAGCAAGCCGATAGTTACGGTGAATGGGAGGTTTCCGGGACCAACTCTTTATGCTAGGGAAGATGATACAGTTCTTGTAAGGGTCGTCAACAATGTTAAATATAATGTTTCCATTCACtg GCATGGTATCAGGCAGTTGAGAACCGGGTGGGCTGATGGTCCGGCATATATTACGCAATGCCCAATTCAGCCAGGCCAAAACTATGTCTACAATTTCACTATTACTGGCCAAAGAGGCACACTTTTATGGCATGCTCATGTCTTATGGCTAAGGTCAACTGTTCATGGTGCCATTGTCATCTTACCTAAACGCGGTGTTCCTTATCCCTTCCCGAAACCTAATAAGGAAGTTGTTGTCGTATTAG CTGAATGGTGGAAATCTGATACTGAAGCTGTGGTTAATGAGGCTCTAAAATCAGGATTAGCACCAAATGTGTCCGATGCTCATACTATCAACGGAAACACGGGACCCGTTCCCAATTGTCCCTCCCAAG GATCAGGATTCAAATTGGCAGTAGAAAATGGGAAAACCTACATGTTAAGATTAGTCAATGCTGCACTCAATGAAGAACTATTTTTCAAGATAGCAGGACACCAACTTACTGTTGTAGAAGTTGATGCTACCTATATAAAACCATTCACAACAGACACAGTTCTAATCGCCCCCGGCCAGACGACAAATGTCCTCGTCTCCGCCAATAAAAATTCGGGCAAATACTTAGTCGCAGCTTCCCCATTTATGGATGCCCCGATCGCCGTTGACAACAGAACAGCAACAGCTACTCTTCACTATTCCGGCACACTAGCAACCGCCCCTACAACCGTCGCTAATCCTCCCCCACAAAACGCCACTTCTGTCGCCAATAAGTTCACGAATTCACTCCGCGCCTTAAACTCCCAAAAATACCCAGCTCAAGTCCCATTAAAAATTGATCACAACCTTTTCTTTACAGTTGGATTAGGAATTAATCCATGCCCGTCTTGTAAAGCGGGAAACGGAAGCCGAGTTGTTGCTAGTATTAACAATGTTACATTTGTTATGCCCACTACCGCTCTACTTCAAGCACATTTCTTCAAAATTAGCGGGGTTTTTACGACGGATTTCCCCGCGAATCCTCCTCATCCTTTTAACTACACCGGGAATTCCCTGACGAATTTGGGAACGGTCACGGGAACTAAGGTATTCAAGTTGACGTACAACTCTACTGTTGAACTTGTGATGCAAGATACAGGAATCATCGCGGCCGAAAACCATCCTATTCATTTACATGGATTCAATTTCTTTGTCGTCGGAAGAGGATTAGGGAACTTTAATCCTAAGAAAGATCCTCAAAATTTTAATCTTGTTGACCCTGTTGAGAGGAATACAGTTGGAGTACCTACCGGCGGTTGGACTGCCATCAGATTCCGCGCTGATAATCCAG gaGTATGGTTTATGCATTGTCATCTAGAAGTGCACACGACGTGGGGGCTAAAGATGGCATTTTTGGTGGATAATGGGAAAGGACCAAATCAATCATTGTTACCTCCTCCAGCTGATCTTCCCAAATGTTGA